The Campylobacter concisus genome has a window encoding:
- a CDS encoding DUF2157 domain-containing protein — MNFYNRNFLAKELDRWQKEDVIDKATALKIANLYDIDLNAHSEKTSFILKLVAYLFFALAFFTLVGANWEEMPRLMRLVLVLFTLGLVNFGGVYYLKNGKDKLGTAMLFLGNFCYGAAIALIAQIYNISDEPSGGVLLWSVGAMALSFASKKALLVAQSIVFATIWFVLKGMGGEFAYEFIVFIALGAYMLYKSDSAFLAIVLLADIFFYIVSLCAKISGFNEFYGYDDLMFRAPMAATLSLSYALLLVALFSTLAGFRDRLAHLVKGFGKYLGIVILIVCLIAYANGDIYELEEDKFWFAKAFFYSSFGKVFAVFSIASIALFFKEKNKSGLLLGLILFALPFVFSLGVGYANIFFSLANIIVAAALIKNGELTLGLCMIFLVAVVRYFELIGDYLGATALFIVFAFVVLAVAAKKGRTK, encoded by the coding sequence ATGAATTTTTACAATAGAAATTTTCTAGCCAAAGAGCTAGATCGCTGGCAAAAAGAGGATGTGATCGATAAGGCCACCGCTTTAAAGATAGCAAATTTATATGATATAGATCTAAACGCTCATAGCGAAAAGACTAGCTTTATCTTAAAGTTGGTTGCTTATCTCTTTTTCGCGCTGGCATTTTTTACGCTAGTTGGCGCAAACTGGGAGGAGATGCCAAGGCTGATGCGCTTGGTGCTTGTGCTATTTACGCTTGGACTTGTAAATTTTGGTGGAGTTTATTATCTCAAAAATGGCAAAGATAAGCTTGGCACGGCTATGCTCTTTTTGGGAAATTTCTGCTACGGAGCAGCCATAGCGCTTATCGCTCAAATTTATAATATTAGCGACGAGCCAAGCGGTGGAGTTTTGCTCTGGAGCGTTGGAGCTATGGCGCTCTCTTTTGCTAGCAAAAAGGCTTTGCTAGTGGCTCAAAGCATTGTTTTTGCGACGATCTGGTTTGTTTTAAAGGGCATGGGTGGCGAGTTTGCTTATGAATTTATCGTCTTTATAGCCCTTGGCGCCTACATGCTTTATAAAAGTGACTCGGCATTTCTTGCGATTGTGCTTTTAGCGGATATATTTTTCTACATCGTTTCGCTTTGCGCTAAGATCAGCGGGTTTAATGAATTTTATGGCTATGATGATCTTATGTTTAGAGCGCCGATGGCTGCTACTTTATCGCTCTCATACGCGCTTTTACTTGTCGCGCTCTTTAGCACTTTAGCTGGCTTTAGAGATAGGCTAGCGCACCTTGTAAAAGGCTTTGGCAAGTATCTTGGCATCGTTATCTTGATCGTTTGCCTGATAGCTTATGCAAATGGCGATATCTACGAGCTAGAAGAAGATAAATTTTGGTTTGCAAAAGCATTTTTTTATAGCAGTTTTGGCAAGGTTTTTGCCGTATTTAGCATTGCTAGCATTGCGCTATTTTTCAAAGAGAAAAACAAAAGCGGCCTGCTTCTTGGTTTGATACTCTTTGCGTTGCCATTTGTCTTTAGCTTAGGCGTTGGATATGCAAATATCTTCTTCTCGCTAGCAAACATCATCGTTGCAGCCGCGCTTATCAAAAATGGCGAGCTAACGCTTGGACTATGCATGATATTCTTAGTTGCGGTGGTTAGATACTTTGAGCTAATAGGCGATTATTTGGGGGCTACGGCGCTATTTATCGTCTTTGCCTTCGTCGTGCTCGCAGTTGCAGCTAAAAAAGGACGTACAAAATGA
- a CDS encoding GDYXXLXY domain-containing protein: MKIRSLILAIIFQILLIIAMLAYALMPLYLGKEVKVRVNLYDPRDLFRGNYVSLSYDFSNLQQSKFDEKTGVEIYIYDRNISKNDEIYAILKQDANATYAFDKFSFTKPKDALFLAGKFDGYLFVKYGIEEFYMPTKKAKQTEREMMDQDVDAVAVLMVMDDGRARLKDIIITPNGKKRSSDENFDENGYTDDNESFEEPVRLQDQR, translated from the coding sequence ATGAAGATAAGATCACTAATACTAGCCATAATCTTTCAAATTTTACTAATAATTGCGATGCTTGCATACGCGCTCATGCCACTTTATCTTGGAAAAGAGGTAAAAGTGAGGGTCAATCTTTACGATCCAAGGGATCTCTTTCGCGGAAACTACGTGAGCTTGAGCTATGATTTTTCAAATTTACAGCAGTCTAAATTTGATGAAAAAACTGGCGTTGAGATATATATATATGATAGAAATATCTCAAAAAATGATGAAATTTACGCCATTTTAAAGCAAGATGCTAATGCTACTTACGCTTTTGATAAATTTAGCTTTACTAAGCCAAAAGACGCTCTTTTCTTAGCTGGCAAATTTGATGGATATTTATTTGTAAAATATGGCATCGAAGAGTTTTACATGCCAACTAAAAAGGCAAAGCAAACTGAGCGAGAGATGATGGATCAAGACGTGGATGCTGTTGCTGTTTTGATGGTGATGGATGATGGCAGAGCAAGGCTAAAAGATATCATCATCACACCAAATGGCAAAAAAAGAAGCAGTGATGAAAATTTTGATGAAAATGGCTACACAGATGATAACGAGAGCTTTGAAGAGCCAGTTCGCTTGCAAGATCAAAGGTAA
- the hypF gene encoding carbamoyltransferase HypF yields the protein MRSSFRYEIKGLVQGVGFRPFVYTLAHKFKLVGEIYNDDEGVKLNFSGEEASFLAFEKELYEKLPALARIDELKKIKIDQIYEKLEIIASKSATKQAPILPDYALCDDCLREFYDPTNPRYKYPFINCTNCGPRFSIIKALPYDRVNTTMCEFKMCEFCESEYKDPLNRRYHAEPISCPNCGPKLYLKDKFGKVLASENEAAKEAARLINEGKILAIKGLGGFHLVCDATNEAAVCELRARKHRPSKPFALMSKNLQNARKIAQISEAEAKLLSSNLKPIVLLEAKNGSNIAKSVAPNLNKLGVMLAFSGIHLLLFDYLEHDIIATSANISGEVVIKDESELREKLGDVIDFYLDHDREIYSPSDDSIAFCVGEEVVFTRTSRGLNPNFIHTNFKQKGTFLALGAELKSSFCIYKDGLLMVSPYIGDLKNVATFDRFKDIFTLFETTYDLKIDKVIADLHPNFLNTKWAKDQGFELVHLQHHYAHLLSVIFENDLPDKEYLGFCFDGTGYGEDGKIWGGEVFRLDKNSYKRVYHFDEFSLFGGENSIKNIYLIAYSIILKYQLEDEGRKFLVNFDEKVLRNFKMMEQKGLNLVKTSSVGRIFDAFGAIICGISHSSFEGESGMRLEALYDKNLDVCYKFSLNDGVISFKETFKSALKDEPRVAATAFINGMADIIFEISKNEKKEILLSGGVFQNKTLLELIYKKFTEANLKFYINKKFCSNDSNVNLGQIYYYLSTFSNK from the coding sequence TTGAGATCAAGCTTTAGATATGAGATCAAAGGCTTAGTTCAAGGCGTTGGTTTTAGACCTTTTGTCTATACTTTGGCGCATAAATTTAAGCTTGTTGGCGAAATTTACAACGACGATGAGGGCGTGAAGCTAAATTTTAGCGGCGAAGAGGCTAGCTTTTTGGCTTTTGAAAAAGAGCTTTATGAGAAGCTACCAGCCCTTGCTAGGATCGATGAGCTAAAGAAGATTAAGATAGATCAAATTTACGAAAAACTTGAGATCATCGCTTCAAAATCAGCGACCAAACAAGCGCCTATCTTGCCTGATTACGCACTTTGCGATGACTGCTTGCGCGAGTTTTATGACCCCACAAATCCACGCTACAAATACCCATTTATAAACTGCACCAACTGCGGACCGAGATTTTCCATCATCAAAGCATTGCCTTATGACAGGGTAAATACGACGATGTGCGAGTTTAAGATGTGCGAGTTTTGTGAGAGCGAATACAAAGACCCGCTTAATCGCCGCTACCACGCAGAGCCGATCTCTTGCCCAAACTGCGGGCCAAAACTCTATCTAAAAGATAAATTTGGCAAAGTCTTGGCTAGCGAGAACGAAGCAGCCAAAGAGGCGGCTAGGCTCATAAACGAGGGTAAAATTTTAGCCATTAAAGGTCTTGGTGGCTTTCATCTAGTTTGCGACGCGACAAATGAAGCCGCAGTTTGCGAGCTAAGAGCTAGAAAGCACCGCCCAAGCAAGCCCTTTGCGCTGATGAGTAAAAATTTACAAAACGCTAGAAAAATAGCGCAAATTTCAGAGGCGGAGGCGAAGCTTCTTAGCTCAAATTTAAAGCCGATCGTCTTGCTTGAAGCAAAAAACGGCTCAAATATCGCAAAAAGTGTTGCGCCAAATTTAAATAAGCTTGGTGTCATGCTCGCATTTAGCGGCATACATCTTTTGCTTTTTGATTATTTAGAGCACGACATCATCGCAACTAGCGCAAACATCTCAGGCGAAGTCGTGATAAAAGATGAGAGTGAGCTAAGAGAGAAACTAGGTGACGTTATAGACTTTTACCTTGATCACGACCGAGAAATTTACTCGCCAAGTGACGATAGTATCGCATTTTGCGTTGGTGAAGAAGTTGTTTTTACAAGAACAAGTCGTGGGCTAAATCCAAATTTCATCCATACAAATTTTAAGCAAAAAGGGACATTTTTAGCCCTTGGAGCGGAGCTAAAGAGCTCATTTTGCATCTACAAAGACGGACTTTTGATGGTTAGCCCTTATATCGGCGATCTAAAAAACGTGGCAACTTTTGATAGGTTTAAGGACATTTTCACCCTTTTTGAAACGACTTATGATCTAAAAATAGATAAGGTTATAGCCGATCTGCATCCAAATTTTTTAAATACAAAATGGGCGAAGGATCAGGGCTTTGAGCTAGTTCATTTGCAGCATCACTACGCGCACTTGCTAAGCGTGATCTTTGAAAATGATTTACCAGATAAAGAGTATCTTGGCTTTTGTTTTGATGGCACAGGATATGGGGAAGACGGCAAAATTTGGGGTGGCGAGGTCTTTAGGCTAGATAAAAATAGCTACAAAAGGGTTTATCACTTTGATGAATTTAGCTTATTTGGCGGCGAAAATAGCATAAAAAATATCTACCTCATCGCTTATTCGATTATTTTGAAGTATCAGCTTGAGGACGAAGGGCGTAAATTTTTAGTAAATTTTGATGAAAAGGTGCTTAGAAATTTCAAGATGATGGAGCAAAAGGGGCTAAATTTAGTAAAAACTAGCTCGGTTGGTAGGATATTTGACGCATTTGGTGCGATAATATGTGGCATTTCTCACTCGAGTTTTGAGGGCGAAAGCGGCATGAGGCTTGAGGCACTTTATGATAAAAATTTAGATGTGTGTTACAAATTTAGCCTAAATGACGGAGTTATCAGCTTTAAAGAGACCTTTAAAAGTGCTTTAAAAGATGAGCCAAGAGTGGCGGCAACGGCATTTATAAATGGCATGGCTGATATTATTTTTGAAATTTCCAAAAATGAGAAAAAAGAGATTTTACTAAGTGGCGGAGTTTTTCAAAATAAGACTTTGCTTGAGCTTATTTACAAAAAATTTACTGAAGCAAATTTGAAATTTTATATCAATAAGAAATTCTGCAGTAACGATTCTAACGTAAATTTAGGGCAAATTTATTATTATTTATCCACATTTTCTAATAAGTGA
- the nikR gene encoding nickel-responsive transcriptional regulator NikR: MDSVIRFSVSLPSQLLDELDKKVSEQGYASRSEFTRDLIREKIVSDSWKDANEELIGVLTLIYVHHHNDLVNKKMDIEHDSDVKIICTNHVHVDHHNCLETISIRGEASKIERFADRIAGLKGVKFSKLTKAAVPKF; encoded by the coding sequence ATGGATAGTGTTATACGTTTTAGTGTTTCTTTGCCTAGTCAATTACTAGACGAACTAGATAAAAAAGTTAGCGAACAAGGCTACGCTTCTAGGAGTGAATTTACAAGGGATTTGATCCGTGAAAAGATCGTAAGCGATAGCTGGAAGGACGCTAACGAGGAGTTGATTGGGGTTTTGACGCTCATTTATGTGCATCATCACAACGATTTGGTGAATAAAAAAATGGATATCGAGCATGACTCTGATGTGAAGATCATCTGCACAAATCACGTTCATGTCGATCACCACAACTGCTTAGAAACGATCTCGATAAGAGGTGAGGCTAGCAAGATAGAGCGCTTTGCTGACAGGATTGCTGGCTTAAAGGGTGTTAAGTTTTCTAAACTTACAAAGGCCGCTGTGCCTAAATTTTAA